From Microbacterium sp. YJN-G, a single genomic window includes:
- a CDS encoding LCP family protein, with product MKRTSKARHAPHRTPSAFSTLLRLLGIALAVVVVAALGVVGFIAADLAMRVSEDAVPLEDAPDVAPPSLGAYPGAFAILLIGTDECGPVSTERLGERCEREDGVLNDINLLVHVSASPRKVSVVSLPRDLMVAVPECEREDGSTASGMSRAPINTVFAHAGLSCVAKTVTDLSGLRIGFAAKLGFDGVMEITDAIGGVEVCIGERGLHDELTGLDWGPGPRTISGYEALQFIRVRKSIGDGSDLARISNQQQYMSRLARTVLSSETLTDIPKLLRLASTVATNVDPSDTLADPRRLAQLALATKDVPFEDFVFLQYPTLDDPQDPARVVPNEEAAQPMWDAIGAGRSMEITGRASNHGGAVAEEPAPESTPTPTASASPGPAPSPSASATSDTTVLSPEISGIDLNQETCAGSR from the coding sequence ATGAAGCGGACCTCGAAGGCCCGGCACGCCCCGCACCGGACGCCCTCGGCGTTCAGCACGCTGCTGCGACTGCTGGGCATCGCCCTCGCGGTCGTGGTCGTCGCCGCCCTGGGCGTCGTCGGATTCATCGCAGCGGATCTCGCGATGCGCGTCAGTGAGGATGCCGTACCGCTCGAGGATGCTCCTGACGTCGCCCCTCCCTCACTGGGCGCGTACCCCGGCGCCTTCGCGATCCTGCTCATCGGCACCGACGAGTGCGGGCCTGTCTCGACCGAGCGGCTCGGCGAGCGCTGCGAGCGCGAGGACGGCGTCCTGAACGACATCAACCTGCTCGTGCACGTCTCGGCGTCGCCGCGCAAGGTGTCGGTCGTCTCGCTGCCGCGCGACCTGATGGTCGCGGTGCCGGAGTGCGAGCGCGAGGACGGCAGCACGGCATCCGGGATGTCGCGGGCGCCGATCAACACGGTGTTCGCGCACGCCGGGCTCTCGTGCGTGGCGAAGACCGTGACCGACCTCAGCGGGCTGCGGATCGGCTTCGCCGCGAAGCTCGGCTTCGACGGCGTGATGGAGATCACGGATGCCATCGGCGGCGTCGAGGTCTGCATCGGCGAGCGCGGCCTGCACGACGAGCTGACCGGACTGGACTGGGGGCCGGGGCCGCGCACGATCTCGGGGTACGAGGCGCTGCAGTTCATCCGGGTGCGCAAGAGCATCGGCGACGGCAGCGACCTGGCGCGCATCTCGAATCAGCAGCAGTACATGTCGCGGCTGGCGCGCACGGTGCTCAGCAGCGAGACGCTCACCGACATCCCGAAGCTGCTGCGGCTGGCCAGCACCGTGGCGACCAACGTCGACCCCAGTGACACGCTCGCCGACCCGCGCCGGCTCGCCCAGCTCGCACTGGCGACGAAGGATGTGCCCTTCGAGGACTTCGTGTTCCTGCAGTATCCGACGCTCGACGATCCGCAGGACCCGGCGCGCGTGGTGCCGAACGAAGAGGCCGCACAGCCGATGTGGGATGCCATCGGCGCCGGCCGGTCGATGGAGATCACCGGCCGTGCCAGCAACCACGGCGGCGCGGTCGCCGAGGAGCCGGCGCCTGAATCGACGCCGACGCCGACGGCATCCGCCTCCCCCGGCCCGGCTCCCTCCCCCTCGGCGTCGGCGACCTCTGACACGACGGTGCTGTCGCCCGAGATCAGCGGCATCGACCTGAACCAGGAGACCTGCGCCGGCAGCCGCTGA
- a CDS encoding DNA-directed RNA polymerase subunit beta: MAAAQNASTSTTKKNGRGVSRLSFAKISDTLTVPDLLALQTESFGWLVGNEDWKARVAEAKKAGRTDVSEVSGLGEIFEEISPIEDLAETMQLSFTNPYLEPEKYSIEECKERGKTYAAPLYVEAEFMNHLTGEIKTQTVFMGDFPLQTDKGTFIINGSERVVVSQLVRSPGVYFDKTPDKTSDKDIVTARVIPSRGAWLEFEIDKRDQVGVRIDRKRKQSVTVFLKALGMTSEEILAEFAGFPSIEETLAKDTILTKEDALRDIYRKLRPGEQVAAEAARALLDNFYFNPKRYDLAKVGRYKINQKLGLAGSLTDSVLTVEDIVATIKYLVRLHRGDETFEGIRSGKNTEIRIATDDIDNFGNRRIRAVGELIQNQVRTGLSRMERVVRERMTTQDIEAITPQTLINVRPVVAAIKEFFGTSQLSQFMDQNNPLAGLTNKRRLSALGPGGLSRDRAGVEVRDVHPSHYGRMCPIETPEGPNIGLIGALATFARINSFGFIETPYRKVEGGKVTEHIDYLTAAEEADFNIAQANAPLAKDGSFTESHVLARPRGGSGEVDLFLPEEIGYIDVSPRQMVSVATSLVPFLEHDDAQRALMGANMQRQAVPLLRSDSPLVGTGMEGYTAIDAGDVVTALKAGVVSEVSADRVVVMLDEGGTQEYHLRKFDRSNQGTSYNQRVIVNAGERVEVGEVIADGPATQDGELALGKNLLVAFMPWEGHNFEDAIILSQELVKDDTLSSIHIEEYEVDARDTKLGKEEITRDLPNVSPELLKDLDERGIIRIGAEVRPGDILVGKVTPKGETELSAEERLLRAIFNEKSREVRDTSLKVPHGEQGTIIAVKEFNAEEGDDELGSGVNRRVVVYIAQKRKITEGDKLAGRHGNKGVIAKILPVEDMPFLSDGTPVDVVLNPLGIPGRMNFGQVLETHLGWIAKQGWKVEGNPEWAVKLAPEAREAAPGTKVATPVFDGAEEHEIAGLLDSTLPTRDGDRLIDRSGKTQLFDGRSGEPFPAPISVGYMYILKLHHLVDDKIHARSTGPYSMITQQPLGGKAQFGGQRFGEMEVWALEAYGAAYALQELLTIKSDDILGRVKVYEAIVKGENIQEPGIPESFKVLMKEMQSLCLNVEVLSADGTAVNLRDTDDEAFRAAEELGINISSRFEAASIDEI; the protein is encoded by the coding sequence TTGGCTGCTGCTCAGAACGCATCCACATCCACCACCAAGAAGAACGGCCGCGGAGTATCCCGCCTCTCGTTCGCCAAGATCTCCGACACGCTGACTGTTCCGGATCTGCTTGCTCTGCAGACCGAGTCCTTCGGCTGGCTCGTGGGCAACGAGGACTGGAAGGCCCGCGTCGCCGAGGCCAAGAAGGCCGGCCGCACCGACGTCTCCGAGGTGTCGGGTCTGGGTGAGATCTTCGAGGAGATCTCCCCGATCGAGGACCTCGCCGAGACGATGCAGCTCTCGTTCACGAACCCGTACCTCGAGCCCGAGAAGTACTCGATCGAGGAGTGCAAGGAGCGCGGCAAGACCTACGCCGCCCCGCTGTACGTCGAGGCCGAGTTCATGAACCACCTCACCGGTGAGATCAAGACCCAGACGGTCTTCATGGGAGACTTCCCGCTGCAGACAGACAAGGGCACGTTCATCATCAACGGCTCCGAGCGCGTCGTGGTGTCGCAGCTCGTGCGCTCGCCGGGTGTCTACTTCGACAAGACCCCCGACAAGACCAGTGACAAGGACATCGTCACCGCCCGGGTCATCCCGAGCCGTGGTGCCTGGCTCGAGTTCGAGATCGACAAGCGCGACCAGGTCGGCGTGCGCATCGACCGCAAGCGCAAGCAGTCGGTCACGGTCTTCCTGAAGGCCCTGGGCATGACCAGCGAGGAGATCCTCGCCGAGTTCGCCGGCTTCCCCTCCATCGAGGAGACCCTCGCGAAGGACACCATCCTCACCAAGGAGGACGCGCTCCGCGACATCTACCGCAAGCTGCGTCCGGGCGAGCAGGTCGCCGCCGAGGCCGCCCGCGCGCTGCTGGACAACTTCTACTTCAACCCGAAGCGCTACGACCTGGCCAAGGTGGGGCGGTACAAGATCAACCAGAAGCTGGGCCTCGCCGGCTCGCTCACCGACTCGGTGCTGACCGTCGAGGACATCGTCGCGACCATCAAGTACCTGGTGCGCCTGCACCGCGGTGACGAGACGTTCGAGGGCATCCGCTCGGGCAAGAACACCGAGATCCGCATCGCCACCGACGACATCGACAACTTCGGCAACCGCCGCATCCGCGCCGTCGGCGAGCTGATCCAGAACCAGGTCCGCACCGGTCTGTCGCGCATGGAGCGCGTCGTCCGCGAGCGCATGACCACGCAGGACATCGAGGCGATCACCCCGCAGACCCTGATCAACGTGCGTCCCGTCGTGGCCGCGATCAAGGAGTTCTTCGGCACCTCGCAGCTGTCGCAGTTCATGGACCAGAACAACCCGCTCGCGGGTCTGACCAACAAGCGCCGCCTCTCGGCTCTGGGCCCCGGTGGTCTGAGCCGTGACCGCGCCGGCGTCGAGGTCCGTGACGTCCACCCCTCGCACTACGGCCGCATGTGCCCGATCGAGACCCCTGAAGGCCCGAACATCGGTCTGATCGGTGCGCTCGCGACGTTCGCGCGCATCAACTCGTTCGGCTTCATCGAGACGCCGTACCGCAAGGTCGAGGGTGGCAAGGTCACCGAGCACATCGACTACCTGACGGCGGCCGAGGAGGCCGACTTCAACATCGCCCAGGCGAACGCTCCGCTCGCGAAGGACGGCAGCTTCACCGAGAGCCACGTGCTCGCCCGCCCCCGCGGCGGATCGGGTGAGGTCGACCTGTTCCTGCCCGAGGAGATCGGCTACATCGACGTCTCGCCGCGCCAGATGGTGTCGGTCGCGACCTCGCTCGTGCCGTTCCTCGAGCACGACGACGCGCAGCGCGCGCTCATGGGCGCCAACATGCAGCGCCAGGCCGTGCCGCTGCTGCGCTCGGACTCGCCGCTGGTCGGCACCGGTATGGAGGGCTACACCGCCATCGACGCCGGTGACGTGGTCACCGCGCTCAAGGCCGGTGTCGTCAGCGAGGTCTCCGCGGACCGCGTCGTCGTCATGCTCGACGAGGGCGGCACGCAGGAGTACCACCTGCGCAAGTTCGACCGCTCGAACCAGGGCACGTCCTACAACCAGCGCGTGATCGTCAACGCCGGTGAGCGCGTCGAGGTCGGCGAGGTCATCGCCGACGGCCCCGCCACCCAGGACGGCGAGCTCGCGCTCGGCAAGAACCTGCTCGTCGCGTTCATGCCGTGGGAGGGTCACAACTTCGAGGACGCCATCATCCTCAGCCAGGAGCTGGTGAAGGACGACACCCTCTCGTCGATCCACATCGAGGAGTACGAGGTCGACGCCCGCGACACCAAGCTGGGCAAGGAGGAGATCACCCGTGACCTCCCCAACGTCAGCCCCGAGCTGCTGAAGGACCTCGACGAGCGTGGCATCATCCGCATCGGCGCCGAGGTCCGCCCCGGCGACATCCTCGTCGGCAAGGTCACGCCCAAGGGTGAGACCGAGCTGAGCGCCGAGGAGCGCCTGCTGCGCGCCATCTTCAACGAGAAGAGCCGCGAGGTCCGCGACACCTCCCTGAAGGTGCCGCACGGTGAGCAGGGCACGATCATCGCCGTCAAGGAGTTCAACGCCGAGGAGGGCGACGACGAGCTGGGCTCGGGCGTCAACCGCCGCGTCGTGGTCTACATCGCCCAGAAGCGCAAGATCACCGAGGGTGACAAGCTCGCCGGCCGTCACGGCAACAAGGGTGTCATCGCGAAGATCCTGCCCGTCGAGGACATGCCGTTCCTCTCCGACGGAACGCCGGTCGACGTAGTGCTGAACCCGCTCGGCATCCCGGGTCGAATGAACTTCGGTCAGGTGCTCGAGACCCACCTCGGATGGATCGCCAAGCAGGGCTGGAAGGTCGAGGGCAACCCGGAGTGGGCCGTCAAGCTCGCCCCCGAGGCCCGCGAGGCCGCCCCGGGCACCAAGGTCGCCACCCCGGTATTCGACGGTGCCGAGGAGCACGAGATCGCAGGGCTCCTCGACTCGACCCTGCCGACTCGCGACGGTGACCGCCTGATCGACCGCTCGGGCAAGACGCAGCTGTTCGACGGTCGCTCCGGCGAGCCGTTCCCGGCACCCATCTCGGTGGGCTACATGTACATCCTGAAGCTGCACCACCTCGTCGACGACAAGATCCACGCGCGCTCGACGGGCCCGTACTCGATGATCACCCAGCAGCCGCTCGGTGGTAAGGCGCAGTTCGGTGGTCAGCGCTTCGGTGAGATGGAGGTGTGGGCCCTCGAGGCCTACGGTGCCGCGTACGCGCTGCAGGAGCTCCTCACGATCAAGTCCGACGACATCCTCGGCCGCGTCAAGGTGTACGAGGCGATCGTCAAGGGCGAGAACATCCAGGAGCCCGGCATCCCCGAGTCGTTCAAGGTGCTCATGAAGGAGATGCAGTCGCTCTGCCTGAACGTCGAGGTGCTCTCGGCCGACGGCACTGCGGTGAATCTCCGCGACACCGATGACGAGGCATTCCGCGCAGCGGAGGAGCTCGGCATCAACATCTCCAGCCGTTTCGAAGCCGCATCGATCGACGAGATCTGA